One window of the SAR202 cluster bacterium genome contains the following:
- a CDS encoding HAMP domain-containing histidine kinase, which produces MRAWRKEMKYRWYIGAVLIAGLAVMALGQGLWPGEWGGEEAAVMGLTAVLVGIALVYALKVSPQADASLAIAPLFLGVLLLSPLQAAVATAAGSISADLWLRRRKEVATFNAAVVVLSVSLSGMVFQSLGGSKDGALLSAGVLGASVLAGMALHAVNVAAMIGMLSIQKGAAFWSMWRRAWILDNVQEAAILPLGFLALVLWHEAWWSMLLMVIPMALAYIALTRSVKEARENIELASRLKKQMDELKTTQAQLIQSAKMASVGTLAAGVAHEINNPLFAILGRAELLLRAPEKHLASMRVREYIEAIHEMAQRAAKIVQELLAYSRPSVTPRQVKLSEAMDVALDLVGRDIANKGVEIQKDYSDTQYIQGWPDKIEQVFVNLLMNAKDASGSGCQITVKCWAEDGFAGVSVQDNGRGIPESVQHRLFEPFFTTKEVGKGTGLGLYVCHRIVTEHNGSIEVKSAEGEGTEVVIKFPLSRQSMVEKLTAGVG; this is translated from the coding sequence ATGAGGGCATGGCGTAAAGAAATGAAATACCGCTGGTATATAGGCGCCGTTTTGATCGCAGGGCTCGCGGTCATGGCTCTAGGCCAGGGTTTGTGGCCGGGGGAGTGGGGAGGGGAGGAGGCAGCGGTTATGGGACTGACGGCCGTGCTGGTGGGGATAGCCCTGGTCTACGCTTTGAAGGTATCGCCTCAGGCGGATGCGTCGCTGGCTATCGCGCCGCTGTTTTTGGGGGTGCTGCTGTTGTCGCCGCTTCAGGCGGCGGTAGCCACGGCGGCAGGGTCCATATCGGCAGACCTGTGGCTGCGACGACGGAAAGAAGTGGCGACTTTCAACGCCGCCGTGGTAGTCCTGTCGGTGAGCCTCTCAGGGATGGTGTTCCAAAGCCTAGGCGGGAGCAAGGACGGCGCCCTTTTGAGCGCCGGGGTGCTGGGAGCCTCAGTGCTGGCGGGAATGGCATTACACGCTGTCAACGTCGCCGCGATGATTGGGATGCTTTCCATACAAAAAGGCGCCGCTTTTTGGTCCATGTGGAGGCGGGCCTGGATTCTGGACAACGTACAAGAAGCGGCTATCTTGCCCCTAGGATTCCTGGCGTTAGTGCTCTGGCATGAGGCCTGGTGGTCCATGCTGCTTATGGTCATTCCTATGGCTTTGGCCTATATTGCTCTGACCCGGAGTGTTAAAGAGGCGCGGGAAAACATTGAGCTGGCGTCCCGACTGAAGAAGCAGATGGACGAGCTGAAGACCACGCAGGCACAGCTAATCCAGTCCGCCAAGATGGCGTCGGTAGGCACCCTAGCGGCGGGTGTGGCGCACGAGATAAACAACCCACTGTTCGCGATATTGGGGAGGGCGGAGCTGCTGCTGAGGGCGCCGGAGAAGCACCTGGCCAGCATGAGGGTACGCGAGTATATAGAGGCGATTCACGAGATGGCCCAGAGGGCGGCGAAGATTGTGCAGGAGCTTCTGGCGTATTCCAGGCCGTCGGTCACGCCCAGGCAGGTAAAGCTGTCGGAGGCTATGGACGTGGCCCTGGACCTGGTGGGCAGGGACATCGCGAATAAGGGCGTAGAGATTCAGAAGGATTATTCTGATACGCAGTATATCCAGGGCTGGCCGGATAAGATTGAGCAGGTCTTTGTCAATCTTTTGATGAATGCTAAAGACGCTTCCGGGTCAGGCTGTCAGATTACGGTTAAGTGCTGGGCTGAGGACGGGTTTGCCGGCGTGTCGGTCCAAGACAATGGCAGGGGGATACCGGAGAGCGTGCAACACCGATTGTTTGAGCCGTTCTTTACGACAAAGGAAGTGGGCAAGGGGACAGGCCTAGGACTGTACGTCTGCCATCGTATAGTAACCGAGCATAACGGGAGCATTGAGGTCAAGAGCGCGGAGGGGGAGGGCACGGAGGTGGTTATAAAGTTCCCGTTGAGCAGGCAGTCGATGGTTGAGAAACTTACCGCCGGAGTAGGGTAG